One region of Aurantimonas sp. HBX-1 genomic DNA includes:
- a CDS encoding TetR/AcrR family transcriptional regulator, protein MTRGRPREFDVDEALDKAILLFWRQGYEGTSLADLIEAMGITKPSLYAAFGNKEELFRKAVDRYAERRIAYLDTILNQPSSRRAIEGFLMLFTGAEAPDGTPTGCLMVQGALVCSPDGDSVKDDLQARRFSNLQRLRERLERWKSEGDLPADTDTDSLGSYVITVANGLVVQANGGARPEQLQKVVRQFMESWPGKPDETVDAADICAA, encoded by the coding sequence ATGACCAGAGGACGTCCCAGGGAGTTCGATGTCGACGAGGCGCTCGACAAGGCGATTCTCCTGTTCTGGCGACAGGGCTACGAGGGCACCTCGCTGGCCGACCTCATCGAGGCGATGGGCATCACCAAGCCCAGCCTCTACGCCGCCTTCGGCAACAAGGAAGAGCTGTTCCGGAAGGCTGTCGATCGCTACGCCGAACGGCGCATCGCCTATCTCGACACGATCCTCAACCAGCCTTCGTCCCGGCGCGCCATCGAAGGCTTCCTGATGCTGTTCACTGGCGCGGAAGCGCCCGACGGCACCCCCACCGGCTGCCTGATGGTGCAGGGGGCGCTGGTCTGCAGCCCGGACGGCGACTCCGTCAAGGACGATCTTCAGGCGCGCCGGTTTTCCAACCTGCAGCGGCTCCGCGAACGGCTGGAGCGCTGGAAGAGCGAGGGCGACCTGCCGGCCGATACCGACACCGATAGCCTCGGCAGCTATGTGATCACCGTCGCCAACGGTCTCGTGGTGCAGGCAAATGGTGGTGCGAGGCCCGAGCAGCTTCAGAAGGTCGTCCGGCAGTTCATGGAATCGTGGCCGGGCAAGCCAGACGAGACGGTCGACGCTGCGGACATCTGCGCCGCCTGA